The Streptococcus mitis region ATGCCAAGGTCGCCCAACCCCAAGAAATTGAATCGGTGCTACCTTTAATCAATCCTCATTCTATCGAGTTAGATTCTTCCTCTTCCACTGTGTTTTTAACACAAAAAGGAATGAAGATTGATCTTGGTTGTTTAGCCAAGGGTTATAGTGCAGATAAAGTTGCCCAATTTCTTAGAAAAGAGGGGGTAGCATCTGCCTTGATCAATCTGGGAGGGAATATCCTGACTATTGGAAAAAATCAGGCAAGAGGAAATCAGCCTTGGCAAATCGGGATTCAAGACCCAGCCAATCCGAGGGGAAATCACTTAATGACCATCCCTGTTGTCAATAAATCTGTCGTGACTTCAGGCATTTATGAACGTCACCTGACTGTCGATGGAAAAGATTACCATCATATTTTTGACAGCCAAACAGGATATCCTGTTGAAACGGAACTAGCTAGTCTAACAATCATCTCTGATAAATCAGTCGATGGTGAAATATGGACAACTCGACTCTTTGGAGAAAGACCTGCTTCTATCCTCTGGCAAGTCGAAAGTTTGGAGGGAATCGAAGCGATTCTGATTAATAAGGAAGGTCACCTAAGTTATTCTTCAGGAATTCCTACTCTATAGAAACAACTGTTTCAATGGAGTTTTAAAATCGTATTATGTAAAAAGAGAAAGGAAATCTCATGTTAAAACTTATTGCTATTGTTGGAACAAATTCAAAACGTTCTACAAACCGTCAATTGCTTCAATACATGCAAAAACACTTTGCTGAAAAAGTTGAAATTGAACTTGTTGAAATTAAAGACATTCCTGTCTTCAACAAACCAGCAGACAAGAAAGTACCTGCTGAAATTCTAGAAATAGCTGCTAAAATTGAAGAGGCAGATGGCGTTATTATCGGTACTCCTGAGTATGACCACTCTATCCCAGCTGTTTTGATGAGCGCTCTTGCTTGGTTGTCTTATGGTATCTACCCACTTTTGAATAAACCAATCATGATTACAGGTGCTTCATATGGTACGCTTGGTTCATCACGTGCCCAATTACAACTTCGCCAAATCTTGAATGCTCCAGAAATTAAAGCAAGTGTCCTTCCAGATGAATTCTTGCTTTCACATTCTCTTCAAGCCTTCACCCCAAGTGGAGACCTAGTAGATCTTGATGTTATCAAAAAACTGGATGCTACTTTTGACGACTTCCGTATCTTTGTAAAAATCACTGAAAAATTGCGTAACGCACAAGAACTACTTCGCAAAGATGCTGAAGACTTTGACTGGGAAAATTTGTAAGATAGGAGACCAAAAAGAATGAAATTTGTTGGACTTGTAGGATCAAACTACGATCAATCATATAACCGTAAACTCTTGGAATTTATCCGTCGTCATTTCAAACTTAAATTTGAATTAGAAGTTCTTGAAATTGACGAAGTTCCAATGTTTAACCAAGACGAAAAATGGGACGAAAGTTTCCAATTACGTTATTTATATAACAAAATTACTCGTGCTGATGGTGTTATCATCGCTACTCCTGAGCACAACCACACAATCTCAGCTTCCCTAAAATCTGTTCTTGAATGGCTTTCATACGAAGTTCATCCATTTGAAAACAAGCCAGTCATGATTGTAGGTGCTTCTTACTACGACCAAGGTACTTCTCGTGCCCAAGTTCACCTTCGTAAGATTCTTGACGCTCCAGGTGTCAATGCCTATACTCTTCCAGGAAATGAATTCCTTCTCGGTAAAGCTAAAGAAGCATTTGATGTTAATGGGAATATCACAAATGAAGGAACTATTAATTTCCTTGAAACATGTTTAGACAACTTTGTAAAATATGTGGGAGTCGTTTCAAAATTGAAAAAACCAAAACCAATCGCACCAGAAGATTTATATTGTACAAATCCAATCGCAACTACAATTCAAGGTGTTGACCCTGATGATCCTGAATGGGTAGAAAAAGCAGCTGAGCTTGTTGGAGCTGTTTCTGGAGATACTTATGTTAAATTAGACCACGGTATCTTGACAGTTAACCAAATTGATATGTTCTTGAAAGCAATGCCATTTGAGTTGACATATGCAGATGATAATAACCAATTCTTGTACTATAATAACGCACATCAAGATCCAAACACAATGTATGGTAAACGTGTGCGAGTTCAAGCAGGTAGCCGACTAGGAACAGTACATGCTTCCCTACCACCTGCAAGAATGAAAAACGTTGAATGGGTTGTCGGTGTACTACGTAACGGAGACCAAGAATATGTCCGTACAATTGTTCCAGGACAACCAGAAGGTGTAATTAATACTCATAACTACAAGGCAATGTACTACCCAGATGGTTCATATGCTGGAATTAATGAAATTATCTTTAATTTCCAACCATGGCTTGATTGGTACTTAGAAACAACTGGTCAACGTCTAGTTGGTGGAAATGCTGCAGCTCCTGCTGGAGGACATGGCGGAGCAGATGCCACATCTGGAGCTTCTGATGCAGGTGATGCTGGAGGTCACGGTGGTGACGCAGATGCTACATCTGGCGCAAGTAACTAATAATTTTAGGAACCATCTTGGTTCCTTTTTTAGTGACAAAAGACTAGCAGTTTGTATCTGCTAGTCTTTTGATTATTATTTCACCTTTCTTTGTTAAAAGAAAGAATACTTATTATGAATTTGGATCATCGAGACTACGGCCATGTAAACCTTTTTCACGTTGGACTTGACGTAGTTTCTCTGGTGTAACATCGTTTCCTTCTTCGTCCACAATTTTGATCCCTTCTATATGGTGACGAACAGTACGACGATAACCTTCGATGTACTCCTCACGTAGTTTAGCTTGTTCCACTTTTTCTTCTTGGGTCAAGCCTTCTGATTTTTTCTTTTTAGCAAGCTCGTTGATACGAGCAATTTTTTTCGGATCCATTCCTTCTCCTTTGTGATAAGATAAAGTCCCGTTTATCAAATTTTATTTAGTGTTAATTTGGTTAAAACGAGCAAGTTTAGCTGCTTTTTGAGTTAAATGAGACAAGATAGCTAAACGATTTTGACGGACTGCTTCATTTTCAGCCATAACCATAGTATTTTCAAAGAAGGCATCAATAACTGGACTAAGCGCAAAGAGCTGTTTCAATTGCTGACTGGCAGTCCCTGACAAAACGAGTGATTCTACTGCTTCTGCCAAGGTTTTCTCTTCTTCATTCTCAAAGAGAGCTGAATCGACTGTAGCAACTCCTTTTGCCTTCTCAGCCAAATTAAAGGCACGAGAAAGTGATTCAACAGAAGTTTTGAAGTCTTCTTCCTTGCTTGCTTCTACGAGAGCACTTGCCGCTTCCAACATATCCGCCACAACAAAGTTCGAACTTGCAAGGACCGCTTCCTTAACATCTTTTGGAGTAGAGCCCATCATCTTATCAACACGAGCCTTAATAAAGTCCATGACCTCCGCTTTATTTTCATAAGTTAAGCTGTCGAATTTCAAATCATAAAGGCTATCGATCAGCTCATCCATAGCAATGTGCCAACCAAAGGCATCCAAGATACGAACCACACCTTGAGTCGCGCGACGAAGGGCATAAGGGTCATTAGAACCTGATGGAATCAAGCCTACTGAGAAGAAACTCAAAATCGTATCCAATTTATCTGCAATGGCAAGCACTGCACCGACCTTGCTCTCTGGAAGTTCTCCTTCAGCTGATGTAGGCATGTAGTGTTCACGAATAGCAGCTGCCACTGCTGGACTTTCACCAGCAAGAAGGGCATATTTCTCACCCATAATTCCTTGGAGCTCGTCAAATTCACCAACCATACCTGTCAACAAGTCAAACTTGTAAATGGTTGCTGCACGGGCTAGGTCAACTGTTTCATCCACTGACAAACCAGCTTTTTCAGCTAAAAGTACAGCGATTTGACCAGTACGAATCATGTGTTCACGAAGGGAACCAATTTTCTCATGGAAGGTCACATTGTTTAATTTTTCAACAAGGTCAGAAATAACTAATTTTTGGTCTTCACGCCAGAAGAATTCACCGTCTTCTAAGCGGGCAACTAAGACTTTTTCATTACCCTTGATGACATTTTCCAAATGTTCTGCGTTTCCGTTACGAACAGAGATGAAGTTTGGCAAGAGTTTTCCATCTTGATCACGAACAACAAAGTAACGTTGGTGTTCTTTCATTGAAGTCACCAAAACTTCTTCTGGAACTTCAAGGTATTTGGCATCAAAACTTCCCATAAAGGCAGTTGGGTATTCAACCAAGTTCAAGACTTCATTAAGCAAATCAGCATCAATTTCGATACGTACACTGTGTTCAGCTTCGATTGCCTTAATTTGGTCAACAATCATTTGCTCGCGTTCACGTGGATCTGCGATTACATACTGCTTACGAAGGTCTTCTTCATAGCTCAATGCTGACTGAATCTTAGTTTCTTGTCCCAAGAAACGATGACCACGGCTCACACGACCTCCCTTGATATCAAGGAAATCCAAGTCAAACTCTTCTTCCTCTAAAAGAACAGTCAAAGTGTGAACAGGACGAATGTATTCAAAGCTATTGCCAGCCCAGTGCATGCTGACAGGGAAAGTCAATGACTTCAAGACATCTACAACACCTGGAACAATGGCTTCAACTGCTTGACCAATTTCTTCCTTAGTGACATAGACATATTCTTCACCCTTGATTTCACGGAATTCGATATCTTCAACCGTCAAACCTTTGCCACGGACAAATCCTTGAGCTGCTTTTGTGAAGTTTCCATCACTATCCAAGGCAATTTTCTTTGCTGGCCCCTTGAAATCTTCTGTCAAATCAGCCTGTTTGTCTGCTAGACCAGTCACACGAACAGCCAAACGACGTGGTGTTGAGAAGGTTTGAATAGCTTCAAAAGACAGGCGGTTTTCCTTGAGAAAGGCTGCCATTTTTTCGCCTAGTTGTTTTTCACTTGGTGTGACAACATAGGCTGGTAATTCTTCAAGACCGAGTTCTACTAATAAGTTTTTTGTCATGTTTTTTCTCCGAAAAGTATCTTTTTATTTTCCAGCTTGCCTTATGTGATTGGCACGCAAGCAACCAACTTCGTTGTTTCATTGCTAAAATTGGAGCCAAAAGTCTCCAATTTTGCCTAGTATCCTTAGTTTCACTAAGGATACCTTCATCACTGCGGCAACTGGTTCAGGGCTCACACTGTTCGCCCATTTTCGTAATTTGTCACTCTCTTTATTCCGCGTCTTCTGCTAAGAGTTTAGCTCGTGTTGCTTCATCTAAAAGTGGGTAGCCTAGGCGTTTGCGTTCTGCGACAAAGGTTTTGGCTACGACACGGGCCAAGTTACGGATACGGGCGATATAGCCTGCGCGTTCGGTTACAGATACGGCACCACGCGCATCAAGCAGGTTAAAGGTATGTGAACATTTGAGAACATAGTCATAGGCAGGATGTACCAATCCTTCTTCCAAGGCACGACCAGCTTCTTTTTCAAACTTATCAAAGTTTTCCAGCAACATTTCTTGGTCAGAAATTTCAAACGAATATTTTGAGTGTTCGTACTCAGGCTGGATGAAGATTTCTCCATATTTTACACCATCAGCCCATTCGATATCATAGACAGAGTCTACTTCCTGAATATAAGAAGCCAAGCGTTCCAAACCATAGGTAACTTCCGCAGTCACAGGGCCAGTTGCTAATCCACCGACTTGTTGGAAATAAGTAAACTGAGTGATTTCCATCCCATCAAGCCAAACTTCCCAACCAAGACCTGCAGATCCAGTAGATGGGTTTTCCCAGTTGTCCTCAACGAAACGAATATCGTGTTCCAAAGGATTGATTCCCAATTTTTCCAAAGACTCAAGGTAAAGTTCCTGGATATTTGATGGAGATGGCTTCATGACCACTTGAAATTGGTGGTGTTGGTAGAGACGGTTAGGGTTTTCCCCATAACGACCGTCAGCAGGACGACGTGATGGCTCTACATAAGCTGCATTCCATGGCTCAGGTCCGATAGCACGAAGGAAAGTGTAAGGACTCATTGTTCCAGCACCTTTTTCATTATCATAAGCCTGCATAAGCATACAACCTTGGTCATTCCAAAATTGTTGCAAAGTCAAAATAATTTCTTGAAATGTTAATTTCTTAGACATTGTTTACTCCTTTTTCTATAAATTACTTGCGACACGAGTCTGCCTCGTCGATCATACGAGGCAAGACGAGTTAGTACTGCGTCTAGCTCAGCACTCTAGTGCTGAGCCTGGGGCAGTCCGACTATAAGGAGGTTTCTGCCACTGACGCAGTGGAAAGTCAATTTTTTAGACATTGTTTACTCCTTTAGTTTTTATATTTCTTTTTCAATTAATTTCTGCTGAACAAACCAATTTAACAAGGGAAGAGTTTTATCTGTATTTGCCCATAAATGATAAGAATCGAAGACCGCTTGTACACTACCTAGATTTTCTACCAACTTATCTATTGTCAAAAAACTACGCCAGTATTCGTAAAAAATACTTGCATAGTTCTTATCATAAGTCGAAGAACCAAAATCATTCAATGAATGCCAACCACACTTCTTCTGAAAAAGTTCTACAAGAGATTGATTACAAATTTTTTCCGCCTGAAATTCCTCTTCTGTCAAGAAATACTTGCGACTAATATATTCAACCATCCCCTCTTCGAACCAGATATAAGAGTCATAACCATCAAAATCATCTAAAAAATGCTCCGACCAATGAGCTAACTCATGTCCTACAATCTGTAAGAGGAAATTTTCAGATAAAGAATGATAGTGACTTTCTATTGCTTGAGTTTGCTCAGAACACTCGTAGTCCATCAACTGATACAAATACAACTCTTTCCAAACAGCTAAATCAGGCGTCATAACCATTCGTCTATTATTTGTATAGGCTGGAACAGCACTTTCCCTAATAATCTGTGTAGCAGCATTAAAACTTGACCAAATAACGGCTTGCGGTAAATCACAGACTGCAAGTTCATTCTTTAAAAAAGATTGATAATCTTTCAACTTTTCAGTATTTCTTACTACAAAATCACGAAATGTAGCTAGTTGACTATCGTCTTTTACAAGATAAAGGTTTTCCACGTCTCTCCTTTCTTTCACATAATAGACTGAATAAGCGAAAGAACCGCGTCCGACAATCCTAGGTTGATTTAACCTAGGGGCGTCAGAAACGCGGTTCCACCCTAATTTATTACTTCATTGTTTTTGAAAATACTACAGAAAGCGCCAGCTCTTTATTTTGTCCTACTTGGCTCCCACTATCCCAAGCTCGCTTGAAGAACGCCATAAGACTTTCTTTCCTGCTGACTATTATATCAAAAATTAGAACAATGTACAATTTTTTTATGATTTTCTAGAAATCCATATCATCAACTCGTGGAGCACCAGACTGAACAGCAATTGTTTTTAAGGTTTCACGTTCCTCATGATTCAGCTCAATTCCGAAACAATCAAGATTAGCCTGAATACGAGATGCTGTAACAGATTTCGGAAGGGGTAAAAATCCTTCTGCTAAGCTCCATGTCAAGGCTATCTGAGCAACAGACTTTCCGTGATTTTCAGCTATTTCTTGCACTTGCTTGTTATCAAACAGTTCTCCCTGACCAAAAGGTCCCCAAGCTTCCAATAAAATTCCTTTTTCCCGACAGTAATCTACGACTTCCTCTTGATACACACCTGGAGCCAAACGAACTTGATTGACCGCTGGAAGAATTTTTGCTGTTTCAAGCAAGACATCCAAATGATGGGGAAGAAAATTACTAACACCGATAGCACGGATTTTGCCTTCTAGGTAAAGATCCTCCATCGCTCTCCAAACTTCTGAATTTCGGATTTTCCAATGGTTATTTTCTCTGAGTGGTTTTGGATTTGGCCAATGAATCAAATACAAATCCAAGTATTCCAAGCCTAGCTTCTCTAAAGACTCTTCAAAAGCCTGACGAGCTTGCTCATAGCTATGATTTGTATTCCAGAGTTTGCTGGTTACAAAAATTTCCTCACGCGGAACGCCACTATCTTGAATAGCACGACCAACGCTTTCTTCATTTTTATAAATAGCTGCCGTATCGATATGGCGATAGCCTGCCTTTAAAGCCTCTAAAACTGCTTTGTAGGCAATCTCTCCATTTTCAGCTTTCCAGGTTCCAAATCCCAGTACTGGAATTGTAACACCATTGTTTAAAGTATAAGATTTCATTATTTTTCCTTTCTATGAGAAGAAAATCCAAAGAGCCAAATTTTCAAGGAAAACTTTTCTCTTTAGATTTTGTGTATTATTGATTGCGGTCGTAATAGAGCTGATGAGCTTTAAGACGAGAGTCTAACAAATCTGGTACGGTAACAAAGTCATAACCTTGCCCTTTCAAATAGTCAATAACCTTCGGCAGAGCATTCACTGTTTCAGCATGGATATCATGCATGAGAATAATAGAACCATTCTTGACTTCACGCTGAATTTCTGTCAAAATAGATGCTTCATTTTTACTCTTCCAGTCCAGACTATCTACATCCCACATAATAAAACTCAAATCTAAGCTATTGCGAATGTCGTCTGTAATGGCTCCATAAGGTGGACGCATGAGTTTGGAACTAGAACCCAACACTTTAGTTAGCGCATCCTCAGTATCAGTAATTTGTTTTTTAGCTTCATCAAGGGAAAGTTTTGAAAGCACTGGATGACTCCAACTATGGTTTCCAATGACATGTCCATCCGATTTCATGCGTTTCAAAATCTCTTCATTTCCAGAAACATTCTTACCTAGAACAAAGAAAGTTGCCTTGATACCATACTTAGAAAGAGTATCTAATGCTTGATTTGTCGTTGCAGGATTTGGTCCATCATCAAAAGTCAAGGCTACTACTTTACGATTTTTCTTTTCATAATAAGCCTTATATAGCTCTGCATCCTTATCTAATAAATAAGAGGACTGAATAACTTCAAAGAAACTAGATACTGGCAAGGCAATCTCGTCTAGATTTTCAACTGACTGACTTGGATAAAGGATAATCTGACTATCCTTGTAATCAAAATTCCATGCAGACAAGTCTTGGTCAGAGAAGCTTTTAACAAGCTGATCAATCTTTTCTTGCTCCAATTTCTTATCCTGTAAGAAAGAGGTCATTTCTTTTATCAGTTTCTCTTTGGCTTTACTAGCATCTGAAAATAATTGATCAAGTGTAAAAGATTTGCCATCTTCTGTCAAATGGACTTTTGCCAGACTAGTTTTTTCAGTCTCTTCAACTTTTGACGAAGTTAAATCATAGACTTGTTTTATCACACTTCGGTTGACAATCCCTTTTAAAGTCGAATCCTGTTTCTCCGTATAATAAAAAACCAGATTTTCCTTGTCTGCCAGATTTTCCTTAATATCCTGTATCATAATTTCTTGTACAGATGAAATCACTTGCTCCCCTTGGAGAGGATAATAGGCAATTACTTCTGCTTGTCCCATACGAAAATGATCTTTCTGATTTCCCTCACTCAATTGATTATCTTTATCATTTTTTAAAGACTCAATTTTTTGTTCGAAACTTTGCTTTGTATATACTTTGTATCCAATCATTGAACCAAGGACACAAATACTTACTGAAAAGATAGCTATCAGGGCTATTAAACCGATTCTCTTTTTATCGTGCTCAACACGATTTGCTCTACTTTTATCCATAGAACCATCATATCAAATTCAGGCTATAATTTCAATGATTTTAGAGGAAATGGTATATTAAAAAGAGAGGAAGTCCCCCTCTTAAGATTTTATTTTACTGCTTCTTTCAAAGCATCTACCTTGTCCAAACGTTCCCATGGAAGGTCAATATCTGTACGTCCCATGTGTCCATAAGCCGCTGTTTGACGGTAAATTGGACGCTTGAGGTCCAGCATTTGGATAATTCCTGCAGGGCGAAGGTCAAAGATTTGACGGGCTGCTTTTTCAAGCTTACTTTCAGCTACTGTTCCTGTACCAAAGGTATCGATACGAACAGAAACAGGTTGCGCAACACCGATAGCATAGGCCAACTGCACTTCTGCCT contains the following coding sequences:
- a CDS encoding FAD:protein FMN transferase, with amino-acid sequence MPLSSHSERLMGTTITISLVDERADSLLQKSFELLKELEYRFNANSQESELMEINYQAGIAPVKVHPDLFELISLGLEHSLAPSSHLNISIGPLIQTWRIGFSDAKVAQPQEIESVLPLINPHSIELDSSSSTVFLTQKGMKIDLGCLAKGYSADKVAQFLRKEGVASALINLGGNILTIGKNQARGNQPWQIGIQDPANPRGNHLMTIPVVNKSVVTSGIYERHLTVDGKDYHHIFDSQTGYPVETELASLTIISDKSVDGEIWTTRLFGERPASILWQVESLEGIEAILINKEGHLSYSSGIPTL
- a CDS encoding NADPH-dependent FMN reductase, which encodes MLKLIAIVGTNSKRSTNRQLLQYMQKHFAEKVEIELVEIKDIPVFNKPADKKVPAEILEIAAKIEEADGVIIGTPEYDHSIPAVLMSALAWLSYGIYPLLNKPIMITGASYGTLGSSRAQLQLRQILNAPEIKASVLPDEFLLSHSLQAFTPSGDLVDLDVIKKLDATFDDFRIFVKITEKLRNAQELLRKDAEDFDWENL
- a CDS encoding NAD(P)H-dependent oxidoreductase, which codes for MKFVGLVGSNYDQSYNRKLLEFIRRHFKLKFELEVLEIDEVPMFNQDEKWDESFQLRYLYNKITRADGVIIATPEHNHTISASLKSVLEWLSYEVHPFENKPVMIVGASYYDQGTSRAQVHLRKILDAPGVNAYTLPGNEFLLGKAKEAFDVNGNITNEGTINFLETCLDNFVKYVGVVSKLKKPKPIAPEDLYCTNPIATTIQGVDPDDPEWVEKAAELVGAVSGDTYVKLDHGILTVNQIDMFLKAMPFELTYADDNNQFLYYNNAHQDPNTMYGKRVRVQAGSRLGTVHASLPPARMKNVEWVVGVLRNGDQEYVRTIVPGQPEGVINTHNYKAMYYPDGSYAGINEIIFNFQPWLDWYLETTGQRLVGGNAAAPAGGHGGADATSGASDAGDAGGHGGDADATSGASN
- a CDS encoding DUF896 family protein, whose protein sequence is MDPKKIARINELAKKKKSEGLTQEEKVEQAKLREEYIEGYRRTVRHHIEGIKIVDEEGNDVTPEKLRQVQREKGLHGRSLDDPNS
- the glyS gene encoding glycine--tRNA ligase subunit beta; translated protein: MTKNLLVELGLEELPAYVVTPSEKQLGEKMAAFLKENRLSFEAIQTFSTPRRLAVRVTGLADKQADLTEDFKGPAKKIALDSDGNFTKAAQGFVRGKGLTVEDIEFREIKGEEYVYVTKEEIGQAVEAIVPGVVDVLKSLTFPVSMHWAGNSFEYIRPVHTLTVLLEEEEFDLDFLDIKGGRVSRGHRFLGQETKIQSALSYEEDLRKQYVIADPREREQMIVDQIKAIEAEHSVRIEIDADLLNEVLNLVEYPTAFMGSFDAKYLEVPEEVLVTSMKEHQRYFVVRDQDGKLLPNFISVRNGNAEHLENVIKGNEKVLVARLEDGEFFWREDQKLVISDLVEKLNNVTFHEKIGSLREHMIRTGQIAVLLAEKAGLSVDETVDLARAATIYKFDLLTGMVGEFDELQGIMGEKYALLAGESPAVAAAIREHYMPTSAEGELPESKVGAVLAIADKLDTILSFFSVGLIPSGSNDPYALRRATQGVVRILDAFGWHIAMDELIDSLYDLKFDSLTYENKAEVMDFIKARVDKMMGSTPKDVKEAVLASSNFVVADMLEAASALVEASKEEDFKTSVESLSRAFNLAEKAKGVATVDSALFENEEEKTLAEAVESLVLSGTASQQLKQLFALSPVIDAFFENTMVMAENEAVRQNRLAILSHLTQKAAKLARFNQINTK
- the glyQ gene encoding glycine--tRNA ligase subunit alpha: MSKKLTFQEIILTLQQFWNDQGCMLMQAYDNEKGAGTMSPYTFLRAIGPEPWNAAYVEPSRRPADGRYGENPNRLYQHHQFQVVMKPSPSNIQELYLESLEKLGINPLEHDIRFVEDNWENPSTGSAGLGWEVWLDGMEITQFTYFQQVGGLATGPVTAEVTYGLERLASYIQEVDSVYDIEWADGVKYGEIFIQPEYEHSKYSFEISDQEMLLENFDKFEKEAGRALEEGLVHPAYDYVLKCSHTFNLLDARGAVSVTERAGYIARIRNLARVVAKTFVAERKRLGYPLLDEATRAKLLAEDAE
- a CDS encoding elongation factor Tu; the protein is MENLYLVKDDSQLATFRDFVVRNTEKLKDYQSFLKNELAVCDLPQAVIWSSFNAATQIIRESAVPAYTNNRRMVMTPDLAVWKELYLYQLMDYECSEQTQAIESHYHSLSENFLLQIVGHELAHWSEHFLDDFDGYDSYIWFEEGMVEYISRKYFLTEEEFQAEKICNQSLVELFQKKCGWHSLNDFGSSTYDKNYASIFYEYWRSFLTIDKLVENLGSVQAVFDSYHLWANTDKTLPLLNWFVQQKLIEKEI
- a CDS encoding aldo/keto reductase gives rise to the protein MKSYTLNNGVTIPVLGFGTWKAENGEIAYKAVLEALKAGYRHIDTAAIYKNEESVGRAIQDSGVPREEIFVTSKLWNTNHSYEQARQAFEESLEKLGLEYLDLYLIHWPNPKPLRENNHWKIRNSEVWRAMEDLYLEGKIRAIGVSNFLPHHLDVLLETAKILPAVNQVRLAPGVYQEEVVDYCREKGILLEAWGPFGQGELFDNKQVQEIAENHGKSVAQIALTWSLAEGFLPLPKSVTASRIQANLDCFGIELNHEERETLKTIAVQSGAPRVDDMDF
- the pgdA gene encoding peptidoglycan-N-acetylglucosamine deacetylase PgdA, translated to MDKSRANRVEHDKKRIGLIALIAIFSVSICVLGSMIGYKVYTKQSFEQKIESLKNDKDNQLSEGNQKDHFRMGQAEVIAYYPLQGEQVISSVQEIMIQDIKENLADKENLVFYYTEKQDSTLKGIVNRSVIKQVYDLTSSKVEETEKTSLAKVHLTEDGKSFTLDQLFSDASKAKEKLIKEMTSFLQDKKLEQEKIDQLVKSFSDQDLSAWNFDYKDSQIILYPSQSVENLDEIALPVSSFFEVIQSSYLLDKDAELYKAYYEKKNRKVVALTFDDGPNPATTNQALDTLSKYGIKATFFVLGKNVSGNEEILKRMKSDGHVIGNHSWSHPVLSKLSLDEAKKQITDTEDALTKVLGSSSKLMRPPYGAITDDIRNSLDLSFIMWDVDSLDWKSKNEASILTEIQREVKNGSIILMHDIHAETVNALPKVIDYLKGQGYDFVTVPDLLDSRLKAHQLYYDRNQ